DNA from candidate division KSB1 bacterium:
GTCAATTCCTTTATTGAATCACATCAAGATAACTACCCGGTGGAATTCCTTATTCTGGAATTTGAACCGCAATTCTGGCACCCCGAAGATATTTATGCCGTTTCACGACTCATGGGATGGGAATTATCGCTTGCCTGGCATGTTGAATTATTGGCCGGAAAGCTTTCCGGTAAAATGTCATCACGCCTGATAAACGAATTGTTTGGCGATTACTTGTCAGATTGGCCAAACATAGTGGATGCAAGATTGAGTAATTTTAACCTGGATGCTATATTAAAACTTCAGGACCAAATTGCTAATGTAACCGGCAATGTGGGGCTTGGCCAGGGTAGCAACAATTGGGTGATTTCGGGATATAAGTCAAAGTCCGGTAAACCAATTTTGGCAAACGATCCGCATTTAACCCTGATGAATCCATCTCGTTGGTACATGGCCCACTTGGTAGCGCCGGGTGTAAACGTCGCTGGTTTCACAATTCCCGGCAGTCCTGAAATCATAGTTGGGTTTAACCAGAAAATCTCTTGGGGGATAACCAATGTAATGAATGATGATGTTGATTTTATCATCACCAAAATCAGCAGGGATTCAACCCGTTATCTAATAGATGGTGGATGGGAAGAATTTGTTGAACGGGTGGAAATAATTCCCATCAAAAATGATAACCCACGACGTTTAAAAATTTTATCAACTCGAAACGGACCTATTATTAATGCCATTCACCCGGTTGGAAAAGGGATGGATGAACAAGTGGCTATGCGTTGGACAGGCCAGGAGTTCTCAGACGATATACTTGCATTTCACAATCTGAATCGTGCAGAAAATTGGCGGGATTTTAGAAACGCAATCCGACATTTCAAGGTGCCCAGCTTAAATTTCGTTTTTGCAGACATCAACGGAAATATCGGTTACCAGTGCAGCGGCTACATTCCGATTCGAACAAATCGAACCGGGCACCTGCCAGGCCGGAATCAAAGACATTGGCGTGGATTTATTCCGTTCGATCAATTACCGAGGGTATATAATCCGGCGAAAAATTATTTAGCTACCGCCAATAACCGTGTAGCCCCTCCCAGCTATCCCTATTACATTTCGCATCTTTGGGAGCCTCCATCAAGAATTATTCGAATTCGTGAATTATTAGAAGAAGATAAGAAATTTGATGTCAATGATTTTAAAGACATGCAAATGGATGTCAAATCACCGTTTGTTGAATTTCTATTGCCTTTTATCTCACCTGAATTGAAAGAATTAGCTGATAAAGAAGATCGATATAATCAAATGTACCAGTTTATTCAGGGATGGGACATGCAGGTGCGTGGCGAAAGTGTCGGCGCAGCCCTTTTTCATTCCTTCTTTTCTAATTTTCTCAGGAACACCTTGTCGGATGAATTGGGTGAAGAAAATTTCCATGAATATTTACGA
Protein-coding regions in this window:
- a CDS encoding penicillin acylase family protein, whose amino-acid sequence is MKKFIIAVLILAFGLILVTMFVSYYKFKASLPKTTGKIEISGLTNDVEIYRDENGVPHIYAQNEEDLYFSLGYVMAQDRLWQLELVRRLVNGRMSEVFGDTTLAIDEFFLTIGFKHIAGEIYSQVSETSKSIAVAYTDGVNSFIESHQDNYPVEFLILEFEPQFWHPEDIYAVSRLMGWELSLAWHVELLAGKLSGKMSSRLINELFGDYLSDWPNIVDARLSNFNLDAILKLQDQIANVTGNVGLGQGSNNWVISGYKSKSGKPILANDPHLTLMNPSRWYMAHLVAPGVNVAGFTIPGSPEIIVGFNQKISWGITNVMNDDVDFIITKISRDSTRYLIDGGWEEFVERVEIIPIKNDNPRRLKILSTRNGPIINAIHPVGKGMDEQVAMRWTGQEFSDDILAFHNLNRAENWRDFRNAIRHFKVPSLNFVFADINGNIGYQCSGYIPIRTNRTGHLPGRNQRHWRGFIPFDQLPRVYNPAKNYLATANNRVAPPSYPYYISHLWEPPSRIIRIRELLEEDKKFDVNDFKDMQMDVKSPFVEFLLPFISPELKELADKEDRYNQMYQFIQGWDMQVRGESVGAALFHSFFSNFLRNTLSDELGEENFHEYLRFAAISYRAIRKIYQRNLHHWFDDKTTPGKIESESDIVLKSWTDTATELENKLGPEIIKWRWDRMHQITFKHFLGDQPLIGRVFNVGPLPMSGSHTTINNGNYNMQNPYDCRVGPSMRMIIDMANPGSAFVINPPGQVGHPFSPHFRDMADFWVNGLYVKLETDENIIKKSGNDLLKLIPK